In the genome of Myxococcus stipitatus, one region contains:
- a CDS encoding TetR/AcrR family transcriptional regulator: protein MSKGEDTRRRMIAAAAEMLERAGYAGAGIQELLEAGKAPRGSLYFHFPGGKEQLAVEALQVSASEVTRLLEEHLSSAKGLVAGLRRALTVLADRAEASGFEKGCPVSAVVLSSGATPEPVRAAGAEALRMWQQLLTERLRAEGFTPTESRRRSALLLSTIEGALLLMRAHRSRAPVDELSKELERLLSLD, encoded by the coding sequence CGCGGCGGCGGAGATGCTGGAGCGCGCCGGCTATGCCGGTGCGGGCATCCAGGAGCTGCTCGAGGCGGGCAAGGCGCCTCGGGGCTCGCTCTACTTCCACTTCCCCGGAGGCAAGGAGCAGCTCGCCGTGGAGGCGCTCCAGGTCTCCGCCTCCGAGGTGACACGGCTGCTCGAGGAGCACCTCTCCTCGGCGAAGGGGCTGGTCGCCGGCCTGCGCCGCGCGCTCACCGTGCTGGCGGACCGGGCCGAGGCCTCCGGCTTCGAGAAGGGCTGTCCCGTCTCGGCCGTCGTCCTGTCATCGGGCGCGACGCCCGAGCCCGTGCGCGCCGCTGGCGCCGAGGCCCTGCGCATGTGGCAGCAGCTCCTCACGGAGCGGCTCCGCGCGGAGGGATTCACACCCACGGAGTCCCGTCGGCGCTCGGCGCTGCTGCTCTCGACCATCGAAGGGGCGCTGCTCCTCATGCGGGCCCACCGCAGCCGCGCCCCCGTGGACGAGCTGTCGAAGGAGCTGGAGCGACTGCTCTCGCTGGACTGA